One part of the Alistipes onderdonkii genome encodes these proteins:
- a CDS encoding KdsC family phosphatase: MNNIKLILTDIDGVWTDGGMYYDQTGNEWKKFHTYDSAGVFFAHRAGIPVGILTGETTSIVKRRAEKLGVDYLFQGVTNKLEIAQGLCGELCISLDEVAYIGDDLNDIELLRKVGVSGVPASAPEYIRRLATVSLQKRGGEGVFREFVEVLLQDNLVTLFQGYISENS, from the coding sequence ATGAATAATATAAAATTAATCCTTACCGATATTGACGGTGTTTGGACTGATGGTGGTATGTATTACGATCAGACTGGAAATGAATGGAAAAAATTCCATACTTATGATAGTGCGGGGGTTTTTTTCGCGCATCGGGCCGGTATACCTGTGGGTATATTGACGGGAGAAACCACGTCTATTGTCAAACGCAGAGCGGAGAAATTAGGTGTTGATTACCTTTTTCAAGGTGTGACAAATAAGCTTGAAATTGCCCAAGGGTTATGTGGTGAACTATGCATCTCATTGGATGAAGTTGCTTATATTGGAGATGACCTTAATGATATTGAATTGCTTCGGAAGGTCGGTGTTTCCGGAGTTCCTGCGAGTGCTCCGGAGTATATACGTCGGTTGGCAACTGTATCTCTTCAGAAACGAGGAGGCGAGGGCGTTTTCAGAGAGTTTGTCGAGGTATTGTTGCAGGATAATTTGGTGACGTTATTTCAGGGATATATTTCTGAAAATAGCTAG
- a CDS encoding asparagine synthetase B family protein, translating into MYIEICGNSIRIGRVESDEIFLDDGERIFWAYGLMNRNISKKEFFATVSVLRSELSHQLANRIFAGGYFIVLVDRKSGMLNMMRDSMGQKSGYYYFDSLTERLVVATNMHDIAYNVSTDINKFYTDFLLYQQFIPDGYTIYEDVNEVRIGEMLHYIPRGTLQSIERESLPIEYSENDYSEEENIRLLREKILEVHADWAGENNVVYLSGGIDSCVMLASLHNICPEQTRVVSYRIAGSSQDETIYAQELASYLGYNTEVVTVDPADPKIVADYEDDLQKMNNPVFGNWIFRPHLSNDISVRYFAGQDTRLHTPSVNSVDMKVIDRISHQGTGGWGAFGKGVVDLYERLSCLLKLYNAADRRVKYSHLLVNALVPEWFILRRKFMADPVKYKTWRYDMSNFEKICDWYRVDLHAGMSSREIFNRLIEKKWQEQYTDDIRYMVDMAHNRGVTTVLPFYEQRFNQFASTIPWKLANKTMAGLDGFSNKPVRVNKYVLRKAFEKELPWNIMVRAKAVSLSSHLMMNGVLGIRVEQTLRDDLRSSDSFCRRFGYQAKAREIIAHRSKWEMKNSYMVTFANYLSALCVYYRKNVVKK; encoded by the coding sequence ATGTATATAGAAATTTGTGGTAATTCGATTCGTATAGGACGTGTGGAATCAGATGAGATTTTCTTGGATGATGGTGAGCGTATATTCTGGGCATATGGTTTAATGAATCGGAATATATCTAAAAAAGAATTTTTTGCGACGGTTTCAGTGTTAAGGAGTGAACTTTCCCACCAATTAGCTAATCGAATATTTGCCGGAGGATATTTTATTGTTTTGGTTGACCGGAAGAGCGGTATGTTAAATATGATGCGTGATTCAATGGGGCAGAAATCTGGATATTATTATTTTGATTCGCTTACAGAACGGTTAGTTGTGGCGACCAATATGCACGATATCGCTTATAATGTTTCCACAGACATAAATAAATTCTATACGGATTTTTTGCTTTATCAGCAGTTCATACCTGATGGTTATACTATTTACGAAGATGTGAATGAGGTGCGTATTGGTGAGATGTTGCACTATATACCAAGAGGAACCTTGCAATCTATTGAGCGAGAATCATTGCCGATCGAGTATTCTGAGAACGATTATTCGGAGGAAGAAAATATACGTCTGCTGCGTGAAAAGATATTGGAAGTACATGCTGATTGGGCTGGTGAAAATAATGTGGTTTATTTATCCGGAGGCATAGACTCTTGTGTAATGTTAGCTTCATTACATAATATTTGTCCGGAACAAACACGAGTTGTTTCCTATCGTATTGCGGGAAGTTCGCAAGATGAAACTATATATGCTCAAGAATTGGCTTCTTATTTAGGGTATAATACGGAAGTTGTGACGGTCGATCCAGCAGATCCTAAAATTGTGGCTGATTATGAAGATGATTTACAAAAGATGAATAATCCAGTTTTTGGAAATTGGATATTTCGGCCTCATTTATCAAACGACATTTCAGTGCGTTATTTTGCTGGACAGGATACCAGACTTCATACTCCTTCAGTCAATAGCGTAGATATGAAGGTAATTGATCGAATATCTCATCAGGGAACAGGTGGTTGGGGGGCATTCGGTAAAGGAGTGGTGGACTTGTATGAGCGGCTTTCCTGTCTTTTGAAACTCTATAATGCGGCTGACCGAAGAGTGAAGTACTCCCATCTGCTTGTCAATGCGTTGGTACCCGAATGGTTTATCCTGCGAAGGAAATTTATGGCCGATCCGGTCAAATACAAAACCTGGAGATACGATATGTCCAATTTTGAGAAAATCTGCGATTGGTACCGGGTTGATTTGCATGCTGGAATGAGTTCCAGGGAGATATTTAATCGACTTATCGAGAAAAAATGGCAGGAGCAGTATACCGATGATATTCGTTATATGGTCGATATGGCCCATAATCGCGGGGTTACTACGGTACTACCCTTCTACGAACAGCGTTTCAATCAATTTGCATCGACTATTCCTTGGAAATTGGCGAACAAGACTATGGCTGGACTTGATGGATTCAGCAATAAACCTGTACGCGTCAATAAATATGTTCTGCGCAAAGCTTTTGAAAAAGAATTGCCCTGGAATATTATGGTAAGAGCTAAAGCCGTATCACTCTCCAGTCATCTGATGATGAACGGTGTTCTGGGTATTCGGGTGGAGCAGACCTTGCGCGACGATTTACGCTCTTCCGACTCTTTTTGCCGGAGATTTGGCTACCAAGCCAAAGCCCGTGAAATCATTGCACACCGGAGTAAATGGGAGATGAAAAACTCTTATATGGTTACGTTTGCCAATTATCTGAGCGCCCTCTGTGTCTATTATCGGAAGAACGTAGTTAAAAAATAA